The Nitrosomonas sp. sh817 genome includes a window with the following:
- a CDS encoding inositol monophosphatase family protein — protein MHPMLTIAVKAARRAGSIINQASQNLDLLTVSKKSHSDYVSEVDGAAEAAIIKVLHSAYPDHAILAEESGRQGDHEKSEFLWIIDPLDGTTNFLHGFPKYSVSIALKHKGILTHAVVYDPNMNELFTASRGTGAFLNDRRIRVSKRNKLDDCLIGTGIPFRDLTHLDAYLAMFKDIVPRTAGIRRPGSAALDLAYVAAGRYDGFWEIGLAPWDMAAGCLLITEAGGLVGDLEGNGTFLESGQIIAGSPKVFSQLLQLITPHLTPALIEAQRATKS, from the coding sequence ATGCATCCGATGTTGACCATTGCGGTGAAAGCCGCGCGCCGTGCTGGTAGTATTATAAATCAAGCTTCGCAAAACCTGGATTTGCTGACGGTATCGAAAAAATCACACAGTGATTACGTCAGCGAGGTGGATGGCGCAGCGGAAGCGGCGATCATCAAGGTGCTGCATTCAGCTTATCCGGATCATGCGATTCTGGCAGAAGAAAGCGGCCGTCAAGGTGATCACGAAAAATCGGAGTTTTTGTGGATCATCGATCCGCTGGACGGCACCACCAATTTTTTGCACGGTTTTCCCAAGTATTCGGTTTCCATCGCACTCAAGCATAAAGGGATATTAACCCATGCGGTGGTTTACGATCCGAACATGAATGAATTGTTTACGGCAAGCCGGGGCACCGGCGCATTTCTGAACGACCGCCGCATTCGTGTCAGTAAACGCAACAAACTGGATGATTGTTTGATCGGGACCGGGATACCGTTTCGCGATTTGACGCATTTGGACGCGTATCTTGCCATGTTCAAGGATATCGTGCCGCGCACCGCGGGCATCCGCCGGCCTGGTTCCGCCGCGTTGGATCTGGCGTATGTCGCAGCGGGTCGTTATGATGGATTCTGGGAGATCGGTTTGGCGCCTTGGGATATGGCGGCCGGTTGCTTGCTGATTACCGAAGCCGGTGGTTTGGTGGGCGATCTGGAAGGCAACGGCACATTTCTGGAAAGCGGTCAGATCATAGCCGGCAGTCCTAAAGTATTCTCGCAACTGCTGCAGTTGATCACGCCGCACCTGACACCTGCACTGATTGAAGCGCAGCGCGCCACTAAATCCTAG
- a CDS encoding response regulator transcription factor produces MVEPSSTQIRILVAESFELVNLGLRSLFEKHAIIRLIADTNSIEDLFNLTSQHNPDVILMDLLLSNQNYAEDIAKLLQISPQSKVLAFSHHNNEQTHLQTFRSGAAGIISKQHSSDMLLKAIYAIHTGQIWFDRNVTKLLWQAQFSPKPCAELPAAAKLANPPKLSDSERHIAYLACKGLSAKEISGQLLITEKTVRNQLSAIYKKIGVKKQIELCLKAPLYNYFKESYLIGTFNPADTDI; encoded by the coding sequence ATGGTTGAGCCGTCAAGCACCCAAATACGCATTCTGGTCGCCGAGAGTTTTGAGCTAGTCAATCTTGGCTTACGATCGTTGTTTGAAAAGCACGCTATCATCCGTCTGATTGCAGACACGAATTCCATAGAAGATCTGTTCAATTTAACTTCGCAACATAACCCCGACGTAATTTTGATGGATTTACTCCTCAGCAACCAAAATTATGCCGAGGATATCGCCAAACTGCTGCAAATCAGCCCGCAAAGCAAAGTGTTGGCTTTTTCACATCACAATAACGAGCAAACGCACCTGCAAACATTCCGCTCCGGAGCCGCCGGTATTATCAGCAAACAGCACTCATCCGACATGCTGCTTAAAGCCATCTATGCAATTCATACCGGGCAAATCTGGTTTGATCGCAATGTCACCAAATTGCTCTGGCAAGCGCAGTTCAGCCCCAAGCCCTGCGCAGAATTGCCAGCCGCCGCGAAATTAGCCAATCCGCCAAAATTAAGCGACAGCGAACGCCATATCGCCTACCTTGCATGCAAGGGCTTATCGGCCAAGGAAATTAGCGGGCAATTGTTAATTACCGAGAAAACAGTGCGTAATCAACTGTCGGCTATCTATAAGAAAATCGGCGTTAAGAAACAGATTGAACTGTGCCTGAAAGCACCTTTGTACAATTACTTCAAAGAATCCTACTTGATCGGGACATTTAACCCGGCCGACACGGACATTTAA
- a CDS encoding multicopper oxidase domain-containing protein, which translates to MSFQVIQSSCDMPLSQRDIETAKISYRSLCIRAAAGITLAMSISFIGIDKSYAAEHIIEMTAKDIADDGFGNKLLAYQMVSHKIDGLDVTGRYSTEPTIPGPIIELTEGDKVKLTLFNTISADYPAKGISQQVSVHVHGVHYRILSDGTLKVINRILDEGAGDGPEDSFVSYEYEWDVAPGTAGTWAYHDHNYENHNGAEHKGLFGAIIVNPAGSPQQAGSYSKEYLLYLGDDAFWGVEINGATKQQSKHGVNPSFNASKNTDVRFHLIALGTDLHNFSLNGYKWFDPGTHNLINQIAIGPLEKHVFVVKANKSTQYMDNNFTNKLLGMTGNFIVD; encoded by the coding sequence ATGTCGTTTCAAGTAATTCAATCGAGCTGTGACATGCCGCTCTCGCAGCGCGACATCGAAACAGCAAAGATTTCATACCGCTCGTTGTGCATACGAGCTGCCGCCGGTATTACGCTGGCAATGTCGATATCTTTTATCGGCATCGACAAAAGCTATGCTGCCGAACATATTATCGAGATGACTGCAAAAGATATTGCAGACGATGGTTTTGGCAACAAACTGCTGGCGTACCAAATGGTCAGCCATAAGATCGATGGCCTGGATGTTACCGGCCGGTATAGTACCGAGCCCACAATCCCGGGTCCGATTATCGAATTAACCGAAGGCGACAAAGTCAAGCTGACACTGTTTAATACGATCTCGGCCGATTACCCGGCCAAGGGAATCAGCCAGCAGGTCAGCGTACACGTGCATGGCGTTCATTACAGAATCCTGAGCGACGGCACGCTTAAAGTCATCAATCGAATCCTCGACGAGGGTGCTGGCGATGGCCCTGAAGACAGCTTCGTATCGTATGAATACGAATGGGACGTTGCACCCGGAACCGCTGGCACCTGGGCCTACCACGATCACAATTACGAAAACCATAACGGCGCCGAGCACAAGGGTCTGTTTGGCGCAATCATCGTCAATCCGGCAGGAAGCCCTCAACAAGCCGGTTCCTATTCCAAAGAATACTTACTTTACCTGGGTGACGATGCTTTCTGGGGGGTTGAAATCAACGGCGCCACCAAACAGCAATCCAAACATGGCGTCAATCCGTCGTTCAATGCATCCAAAAACACCGATGTCCGGTTTCATCTCATTGCTTTGGGCACGGACCTTCACAACTTTAGCCTGAATGGCTACAAATGGTTCGATCCGGGCACGCACAATCTTATCAATCAAATTGCAATCGGTCCTCTGGAAAAACATGTATTCGTTGTCAAAGCGAACAAAAGCACCCAATACATGGATAACAATTTCACCAACAAATTATTGGGAATGACCGGTAACTTTATCGTTGATTAA